A section of the Streptomyces sp. NBC_01408 genome encodes:
- a CDS encoding phospholipase D-like domain-containing protein, whose protein sequence is MSGVAVVWVPCETVELQVRLGYGAALSPMELVMLDAVRAGLNDIGQLTGHLQLGRRLVHDLVYDLWRAGLLTVDRSLSQVVVPPEVADRLDRGMALPGAEYVREKRELMIDRVTGRVLPARGPLSAPEPRLALPVGDDPVGLEQVSQSAVLRALTDSLKADEPRAPNDRAHRPVDPGRRRRVLSYRLPPPGLQRPRTRRWIELKVEPRWDEAIQQLTMTVVDDRVPAELRESASERLTRLASESPGAKPFSELRSLAVGALSEPPSPAGALARLADRVETARGVPAGQRRTWHLELADDAAQLEGLLRERTDREMRVRPVTADEHERLVGQLITEATSQLVICSPRIQYQTLRRHLPALEDAVRRGVRLVLLWGAADRDRDEEFDDRTRNALEDLQRLGGKAGATQVVLPVTSARTHAKLVVVDHAAALVTSAAPLSGSGGRSDVGLLLEQPSTDGPVLSELLDWVRASVPSYEHSRLVRVRAADFRPAGAPDPELRPDPVAGPGTDPDADPDAPPRPAVEAPAEDPSVEASALELWVSGWTEYLRRAEAHLAGRRLPAARLVTDATHRTLFRVAVTRARRRLVIASDGLAAEVVDTGLLGALRARLEEGVAVTLVLPDATYPVGDRHQYGEARHRLQGLLADFPGRLRLVEGGNRAAVLVWDDEAVVGGFNYLAFEGRYGRHRLASELSVRTSGAAAADAVARAAGAFEGPAGAESPVPEPAPAHPPACAAHAQAQRLLHSYADQGLADPRLVTQELSAAEHPWQVLDLLGGIGPEDLVAVVAARCLASHRGTDRGASGQGERAGHWQRWLVRHCWNSEQAVEAAVLRLALPEADFRPRARTAVLGAARAAHHVGALAAVLEELVVDDSLDAAERVATALGACALVLLEGNAFGHEALELVRPQLDPPWQGLADQVDAYWQAAYMPMPMELIRASLDGSQREHERARLWEELDQRLTHARAMTFASPVSTRTHHALFNTPSGAFAELGRIAGARGDGELREWRRGPGAVPADQLVLVAGRGASQHGTLMFGGHLKRYLQRLNPVVAAVDDLLQSAGEATTTGAAPQGAEELSSWLAGHWEELTDATAGIEGPEGVLARQFLGDLELLARWRAT, encoded by the coding sequence TTGAGCGGAGTCGCGGTCGTCTGGGTGCCCTGCGAGACGGTGGAGCTGCAGGTCCGGCTCGGTTACGGCGCCGCCCTGTCACCGATGGAGCTGGTGATGCTCGACGCGGTACGTGCCGGACTCAACGACATCGGGCAGCTGACCGGGCACCTGCAGCTCGGCCGCCGGCTCGTCCACGATCTGGTCTACGACTTGTGGCGGGCGGGGCTGCTGACGGTGGACCGCTCGCTGAGCCAGGTGGTCGTGCCGCCGGAAGTCGCCGACCGGCTCGACCGGGGCATGGCGCTGCCGGGTGCGGAGTACGTGCGGGAGAAGCGGGAGCTGATGATCGACCGGGTCACGGGTCGGGTCCTGCCCGCACGCGGTCCGCTGTCCGCACCCGAGCCGCGGCTCGCCCTGCCGGTCGGTGACGACCCCGTGGGCCTGGAGCAGGTGTCGCAGTCCGCGGTGCTGCGGGCGCTCACCGATTCGCTGAAGGCCGACGAGCCGCGGGCGCCGAACGACAGGGCCCATCGACCGGTGGACCCGGGGCGCCGGCGCCGGGTGCTGTCCTACAGACTGCCCCCGCCCGGCCTGCAGCGGCCCAGGACCCGCCGCTGGATCGAGCTGAAGGTGGAGCCGCGCTGGGACGAGGCGATCCAGCAGCTGACGATGACCGTGGTGGACGACCGGGTGCCGGCCGAGCTCCGGGAGAGCGCCTCGGAACGGCTCACCCGGCTCGCCTCGGAGAGCCCGGGCGCCAAGCCGTTCAGCGAGCTGCGCAGCCTCGCGGTGGGCGCTCTGAGCGAACCCCCCTCTCCCGCCGGGGCGTTGGCTCGCCTGGCGGACCGGGTAGAGACAGCCCGCGGTGTTCCGGCCGGGCAGCGGCGCACCTGGCACCTGGAACTCGCCGACGACGCCGCCCAGTTGGAGGGTTTGCTGCGGGAGCGGACCGACCGGGAGATGCGGGTCCGCCCGGTGACGGCTGACGAGCACGAGCGGCTGGTCGGGCAGCTGATCACGGAGGCCACCAGTCAGTTGGTCATCTGCAGTCCCCGAATCCAGTACCAGACGCTGCGCCGGCACCTCCCGGCGCTCGAGGACGCCGTCCGGCGCGGCGTACGGCTCGTCCTGCTGTGGGGCGCCGCCGACCGGGACCGGGACGAGGAGTTCGACGACCGCACCCGCAACGCCCTGGAGGACCTCCAGCGGCTAGGCGGGAAGGCGGGCGCGACGCAGGTCGTCCTGCCGGTGACCAGCGCCCGTACCCACGCCAAGCTGGTGGTGGTGGACCACGCGGCGGCCCTGGTCACCAGCGCCGCCCCGCTGTCGGGGTCCGGGGGGCGGTCCGACGTCGGGCTGCTGCTGGAACAGCCCAGCACCGACGGCCCGGTGCTCTCGGAGCTGCTCGACTGGGTGCGGGCCTCGGTGCCGTCGTACGAGCACAGCCGGCTGGTCCGGGTGCGGGCGGCGGACTTCCGGCCGGCCGGGGCGCCGGATCCGGAACTCCGTCCGGATCCTGTCGCGGGTCCGGGCACGGATCCAGACGCGGATCCGGACGCGCCGCCGCGTCCTGCGGTGGAGGCGCCGGCGGAGGACCCGAGCGTCGAGGCGTCGGCGCTGGAGTTGTGGGTCAGCGGTTGGACGGAGTACCTCCGGCGAGCCGAGGCCCACCTCGCGGGCCGCCGCCTGCCGGCCGCCCGTCTGGTGACGGACGCGACGCACCGCACCCTGTTCCGGGTCGCCGTGACCCGCGCCCGGCGCAGGCTGGTGATCGCCTCCGACGGCCTGGCCGCCGAAGTCGTCGACACCGGGCTCCTGGGCGCCCTGCGCGCCCGGCTGGAGGAGGGCGTGGCGGTGACCCTGGTCCTGCCGGACGCCACCTACCCGGTGGGCGACCGGCACCAGTACGGCGAGGCCCGGCACCGGCTGCAGGGCCTGCTGGCCGACTTCCCCGGCCGACTGCGCCTGGTGGAGGGCGGCAATCGCGCGGCGGTTCTGGTCTGGGACGACGAGGCCGTCGTCGGCGGCTTCAACTACCTTGCGTTCGAGGGGCGTTACGGACGTCACCGGCTGGCCTCGGAGCTCAGTGTCCGGACCAGCGGGGCCGCCGCAGCGGATGCGGTGGCCAGGGCGGCGGGCGCCTTCGAGGGGCCCGCGGGGGCCGAGTCGCCCGTACCGGAACCCGCCCCGGCGCACCCGCCGGCCTGCGCCGCCCACGCACAGGCCCAGCGGCTGCTGCACTCCTACGCGGACCAGGGCCTCGCCGATCCGCGACTGGTGACCCAGGAGCTGAGCGCCGCGGAACACCCCTGGCAGGTGCTGGACCTGCTCGGCGGCATTGGGCCCGAGGACCTGGTTGCGGTGGTCGCCGCCCGCTGCCTGGCCAGCCACCGGGGCACGGACCGGGGAGCCTCCGGTCAGGGCGAGCGGGCCGGGCACTGGCAGCGGTGGCTGGTGCGGCACTGCTGGAACAGCGAGCAGGCCGTGGAGGCCGCCGTGCTCCGCCTCGCGCTACCCGAAGCCGACTTCCGGCCCCGGGCCCGCACCGCGGTACTGGGCGCCGCCCGCGCCGCACACCACGTCGGCGCCCTGGCGGCGGTCCTCGAGGAGCTCGTCGTCGATGACAGCCTCGACGCAGCGGAGCGGGTGGCGACCGCCCTCGGAGCGTGCGCCCTGGTGCTGCTCGAGGGGAACGCGTTCGGCCACGAGGCTCTGGAGCTGGTCCGGCCGCAGCTCGACCCGCCCTGGCAGGGCCTGGCGGACCAGGTCGACGCCTATTGGCAGGCCGCGTACATGCCGATGCCGATGGAGCTGATCCGGGCGAGCCTCGACGGGTCGCAGCGGGAACACGAACGCGCCCGACTCTGGGAGGAGTTGGACCAGCGGCTCACCCACGCCCGGGCCATGACCTTCGCGAGCCCGGTCAGCACCCGCACCCACCACGCCCTGTTCAACACCCCGTCAGGGGCCTTCGCGGAGCTGGGCCGGATCGCCGGCGCCCGCGGTGACGGCGAGCTGCGGGAGTGGCGCCGGGGTCCCGGGGCTGTCCCGGCCGATCAGTTGGTGCTGGTCGCCGGGCGGGGGGCCTCGCAGCACGGGACCCTGATGTTCGGCGGCCATCTCAAGCGCTACCTGCAGCGGTTGAACCCGGTCGTGGCTGCGGTGGACGACCTCCTCCAGTCGGCAGGGGAGGCGACCACGACGGGCGCCGCCCCGCAGGGTGCCGAGGAGCTGAGCTCCTGGCTGGCCGGACACTGGGAGGAACTGACCGACGCGACGGCAGGGATCGAGGGGCCGGAGGGTGTACTGGCCCGTCAATTCCTCGGCGACCTGGAGCTGCTCGCCCGCTGGAGGGCCACATGA
- a CDS encoding AAA domain-containing protein has protein sequence MAFGVEQVVGLIQYFCCNAATARCGPYEPVDPEAALTCRELLPGHLYTTRDLFDAETDRQVDVSVYAGLTELGGLLWDQQVRALTRLSGLEHPCLPVLLGGGYLDADTAKEAGLGSEAAFIATVGADNQLSRADGEVLRKDPAGALRQFGLLADALSIVHDLGLTHRRLSPAALDVVVGADGELRLRLARFELSSFVAGLLSGSSPDSTAAGQLRELVLAEGPEPLPYLAPERLAYFLPRPGESNNVVESAKGDVYGLAAVAWEWFVEPLPADLVPLRVPREPEEILAERDRLDRLGEHMRERLRHARLPSALRDLLRRMLDPQPQNRPTADEVASDLNEHHEANLIEFGGAVSSLPHLLAFMPERGEETLGKWGWLEHPADSEAGVRETAELLRTDLRRGEVLHSPDGADPYVGGGSTESKREATVVLAGARALWFCQLFRPQQGLSLGPAIPQVLVVKYVARLDAYGIRNKLDDLRTSSLKRPVPEIKALSYRTPTPRLNALCRDRPSWKDFLDAIRPAAGKSTAQLDYERAINWLLEFQGVELRARRYPYEKVADTSGDSTLVRWDQKRDQERIHSHALLTKYARNPELRPPFGDFFGRLESEESGSSDVEVYPGDHDRKGPQVRSVQAQVVRVEGGDRIVLQAKPGQGKIPPQGWIRPADDVGSESVLRRQADARWELFALKPLVNQLHRPFSLPTLPQRWEHAGKGLLKGGRRAVKDILVHQPFFALQGPPGTGKTTVTARALAAYLEQEPTHRILVSAQSNFTLDNLAARILKDIGARDDEGPQDGDPDVPIALRVVSQRGNPDEVVRPWLRSELVLRRARQMRQGIDDLLNGGVDPAVRPVLERWRDLLDPGAKEPVLPELADRLQRGANIVFATCATATPRNLGTTGGASSFDWVIVEEAAKAWPTELAIPLVRGTRWTLIGDHFQLPAHRRDEVVRFLDSCVDDPSTAIAAAGADRKTYLKAFDLFGSLFPEESPVGDQSGVSDGDEDSGRAWRERPTARLSTQFRMREPIAQVVSRVFYPRAPRPGERPPDDGMPLGGLATHHPETPSPLEAPGRLRGHSLVWLDTAGLPQCQEQPYWKNEGEADIVHRLVSAMRPAPVPGRDGFSPEPLAVLTPYRQQAEVLHRYGDLTRFVQTVHAFQGREADIVVVSLVRNKRRGAGSAAESYGHLSRRDLINVLFSRARQLLVVVGEYAHYAGFENGGDTFWQTVCQAVDHYGVVMKAADVLYLEGS, from the coding sequence GTGGCGTTCGGGGTGGAGCAGGTCGTCGGGTTGATCCAGTACTTCTGCTGCAACGCGGCGACGGCCCGCTGCGGACCCTACGAACCGGTGGACCCCGAGGCGGCACTCACCTGCCGGGAGCTCCTGCCGGGACACCTGTACACCACGCGGGATCTGTTCGACGCGGAGACGGACCGGCAGGTCGACGTCTCCGTGTACGCGGGCCTGACCGAGTTGGGCGGTCTGCTGTGGGACCAGCAGGTGCGGGCTCTGACCCGGCTCTCGGGGCTGGAGCACCCGTGTCTGCCCGTGCTGCTCGGCGGCGGCTATCTGGACGCCGACACGGCGAAGGAGGCAGGGCTCGGGAGCGAGGCGGCGTTCATCGCCACCGTGGGGGCGGACAACCAACTGTCGCGGGCGGACGGCGAGGTGCTGCGCAAGGACCCGGCGGGGGCGCTGCGACAGTTCGGGCTGCTGGCGGACGCGCTGTCGATCGTGCACGACCTGGGTCTGACACACCGCCGGCTCTCCCCGGCCGCGCTGGACGTGGTCGTCGGCGCCGACGGCGAACTGCGCCTGCGGCTGGCCCGGTTCGAGCTGAGTTCGTTCGTGGCCGGGCTGCTCAGCGGTTCGTCCCCGGACTCCACGGCGGCCGGGCAGCTGCGAGAGCTGGTGCTGGCCGAGGGGCCCGAGCCGCTGCCCTATCTGGCGCCGGAGCGCCTCGCCTACTTCCTGCCCCGGCCCGGCGAGTCGAACAACGTCGTGGAGAGCGCCAAGGGCGACGTCTACGGGCTGGCGGCGGTGGCCTGGGAGTGGTTCGTCGAGCCGCTGCCGGCCGATCTGGTGCCTCTGCGGGTGCCGCGCGAGCCCGAGGAGATCCTGGCCGAGCGCGACCGGCTGGACCGCCTGGGCGAGCACATGCGCGAGCGCCTTCGGCATGCGCGGCTCCCGTCGGCGCTGCGCGACCTGCTGCGGCGGATGCTCGACCCGCAGCCGCAGAACCGGCCCACCGCCGACGAGGTCGCGAGCGATCTGAACGAGCACCACGAGGCCAACCTCATCGAGTTCGGCGGTGCGGTCAGCAGCCTGCCGCACCTGCTGGCCTTCATGCCCGAGCGGGGCGAGGAGACCCTGGGCAAGTGGGGCTGGCTGGAGCACCCGGCGGACAGCGAGGCCGGTGTGCGGGAGACGGCCGAACTCCTCCGGACCGACCTGCGGCGCGGCGAGGTGCTCCACTCCCCGGACGGCGCCGACCCTTATGTCGGCGGCGGCTCCACGGAGAGCAAGCGGGAGGCCACCGTAGTGCTGGCCGGCGCGCGCGCCCTGTGGTTCTGCCAGCTCTTCCGACCGCAGCAGGGCCTGAGTCTGGGGCCGGCGATCCCCCAGGTGCTGGTCGTCAAGTACGTGGCCAGGTTGGACGCCTACGGGATCCGGAACAAGCTGGACGATCTGCGGACGTCCTCGCTCAAGCGGCCCGTGCCGGAGATCAAGGCGCTGAGCTACCGTACGCCCACTCCCCGACTCAACGCCCTGTGCCGGGACCGGCCGAGCTGGAAGGATTTCCTCGACGCCATCCGGCCCGCCGCCGGCAAGTCCACCGCGCAGCTCGACTACGAGCGTGCCATCAACTGGCTGCTGGAGTTCCAGGGAGTGGAACTCCGAGCCCGCCGCTACCCGTACGAGAAGGTGGCCGACACTTCCGGCGACAGCACGCTGGTGCGCTGGGACCAGAAGCGCGACCAGGAGCGGATCCACAGCCACGCCCTGCTCACGAAGTACGCTCGCAACCCCGAACTGCGCCCGCCCTTCGGGGATTTCTTCGGCCGACTCGAGAGCGAGGAAAGCGGCAGCAGCGACGTCGAGGTATACCCGGGTGACCACGACCGCAAAGGGCCTCAGGTGCGCAGCGTGCAGGCGCAGGTGGTGCGGGTCGAGGGCGGCGACCGGATCGTGCTGCAGGCCAAGCCGGGGCAGGGGAAGATCCCGCCGCAGGGCTGGATCCGGCCGGCCGACGATGTCGGCTCGGAGTCGGTGCTGCGTCGGCAGGCGGACGCGCGCTGGGAGCTGTTCGCCCTCAAGCCGCTGGTCAACCAGTTGCACAGGCCGTTCTCCCTGCCCACCCTGCCGCAGCGCTGGGAGCACGCAGGCAAGGGGCTGCTCAAGGGCGGCCGCCGGGCAGTGAAGGACATCCTGGTGCACCAGCCGTTCTTCGCCCTGCAGGGGCCGCCCGGGACGGGCAAGACGACGGTCACCGCGCGCGCCCTGGCCGCCTATCTGGAGCAGGAGCCCACCCACCGCATCCTGGTCTCCGCGCAGTCCAACTTCACTCTGGACAATCTCGCCGCGCGCATCCTCAAGGACATCGGCGCGCGGGACGACGAGGGGCCGCAGGACGGGGACCCGGACGTCCCCATCGCGCTGCGGGTGGTGTCCCAGCGCGGCAACCCGGACGAGGTGGTACGCCCCTGGCTCCGCAGCGAGCTGGTGCTGCGCCGGGCCCGCCAGATGCGCCAGGGCATCGACGACCTGCTGAACGGCGGGGTGGACCCGGCGGTGCGGCCGGTACTGGAGCGGTGGCGCGATCTGCTGGACCCCGGCGCCAAGGAGCCGGTCCTGCCGGAGCTGGCGGACCGGCTGCAGCGCGGCGCGAACATCGTCTTCGCCACCTGCGCCACCGCCACCCCGCGCAACCTCGGGACCACCGGCGGCGCGTCGTCCTTCGACTGGGTCATCGTGGAGGAGGCGGCCAAGGCCTGGCCGACCGAACTGGCCATCCCGCTGGTGCGGGGCACCCGCTGGACGCTCATCGGCGATCACTTCCAGCTGCCGGCACACCGGCGTGACGAGGTGGTGCGGTTCCTTGACTCGTGCGTCGACGACCCCAGTACCGCCATCGCCGCCGCAGGGGCGGACCGCAAGACGTACCTGAAGGCGTTCGATCTGTTCGGCAGCCTCTTCCCCGAGGAGAGCCCGGTCGGGGATCAGTCGGGGGTCTCGGACGGCGACGAGGACTCAGGCCGCGCCTGGCGGGAGCGGCCCACAGCCCGGCTCTCCACCCAGTTCCGGATGCGCGAGCCCATCGCGCAGGTCGTCAGCCGGGTCTTCTATCCGCGGGCGCCACGCCCCGGAGAGCGCCCGCCCGACGACGGCATGCCGCTGGGCGGCCTGGCCACCCACCACCCGGAGACGCCCTCGCCGCTGGAGGCCCCGGGCCGGCTGCGCGGGCACTCCCTGGTCTGGCTGGACACCGCCGGTCTGCCGCAGTGCCAGGAGCAGCCGTACTGGAAGAACGAGGGGGAGGCGGACATCGTGCACCGCCTGGTGTCAGCCATGCGCCCCGCCCCGGTCCCCGGCCGCGACGGATTCAGCCCCGAGCCGCTCGCAGTGCTCACTCCGTACCGTCAGCAGGCGGAGGTGCTGCACCGCTACGGGGACCTGACGCGGTTCGTACAGACCGTGCACGCCTTCCAGGGCCGGGAGGCGGACATCGTGGTGGTCTCGCTCGTCCGCAACAAGCGGCGCGGCGCGGGCAGCGCGGCGGAGAGCTACGGGCACCTGAGCCGCCGGGACCTGATCAATGTGCTGTTCTCACGGGCCCGCCAACTCCTGGTCGTCGTCGGCGAGTACGCGCACTACGCGGGCTTCGAGAACGGCGGCGACACCTTCTGGCAGACCGTCTGCCAGGCGGTGGACCACTACGGCGTCGTGATGAAGGCCGCCGATGTCCTGTACCTGGAGGGGAGTTGA
- a CDS encoding ATP-binding protein, whose amino-acid sequence MTVPADPTATADEAGPLLDTVLQDWTGRCRHPSLAVALSDGQPIRLDQTAALVLRGLAEPMSEAEGLHRLVDDGEFTAVAELMDMSGRPDGSAGTALPRGVLASLDARLDAAQQEALTTVRSRVTLLQRRASRSSTALPADLAQRAEEAALRRRAEATALLDETEAAVHRAEQRQQQELRAELSAADLSEAHAAAVLACLEANEFEAGRRLLTAEGIDMHGSSPAWVPRPPRWDAALGRTLQEILSHYPPDSVPPRHDYLTRYVRLSKSDVPLLQSLRRLASARHETSVADFTSCLSATLGEDVRKPVTFRDAGFHTLLTGLADARLPHLPITDPGGVHLWVSASDAPPPEELPGPLVWFVPTAGPAPATPAGVAALTAVELLCVLAPPPAGLLSTPAHRRINLLRLLVPRLGPCALAFPDAGIALNGGTPREALAWLLDLHAVVPDAAVVHALDYESEGQPVVLRMLLEEVLPQRSADGRLNRTDLARVRTPEFRAQVRSAVADGLPAEERAALGLAYALHREEPFRGSDILADLPLAGLPDDFPRRSGQLFDAEEVLDRLCRHGLLRQKTLQDGTSGYRTLRAGLGALLTDGAAEQAGAAVETLLQRLEQARAFSRAAHTEKAVRHHAHQADNDLAVILENLNALGARLDGDDAAAVNQIMQMLPRLGGEQIRTSVSGYQSPPAVHDLVELLRAVTRDVEFNEGVRITFRTELPHGPPDEAPVLAVRTGLQTAFENLIRNAAQAVRSLRADPSAEMVRSGPDIVVRLGQPETEPHGWFQVDIEDAGPGLTEEERTFLRTGEHLSRHGTGGTGLAAARGLVQDAGGRVDILDRSDLGGAHLLVRLPAAGDGPAG is encoded by the coding sequence ATGACCGTGCCCGCAGACCCCACCGCCACCGCGGACGAGGCGGGTCCGCTGCTCGACACCGTCCTGCAGGACTGGACGGGCCGCTGCCGTCACCCCAGCCTCGCCGTCGCCCTCTCCGACGGGCAGCCGATCCGCCTCGACCAGACGGCCGCACTGGTGCTGCGCGGCCTGGCAGAGCCGATGTCCGAGGCGGAAGGACTGCACCGCCTGGTCGACGACGGCGAGTTCACCGCCGTCGCCGAACTCATGGACATGTCGGGCCGGCCCGACGGCTCGGCCGGCACCGCCCTGCCGCGGGGCGTGCTCGCCAGCCTCGACGCCCGGCTCGACGCCGCCCAGCAGGAGGCCCTCACCACCGTGCGGTCCCGGGTAACTCTGCTGCAGCGGCGGGCCTCGCGCAGCTCGACCGCTCTCCCGGCGGACCTCGCGCAGCGGGCCGAGGAAGCCGCTCTGCGCCGGCGCGCCGAGGCGACGGCCCTGCTCGACGAGACCGAGGCCGCCGTACATCGCGCCGAGCAACGGCAGCAGCAGGAACTGCGCGCAGAACTCAGCGCCGCCGACCTGTCGGAGGCCCATGCCGCGGCCGTCCTGGCCTGCCTGGAAGCGAACGAGTTCGAGGCAGGCCGTCGGCTGCTGACGGCCGAGGGCATCGACATGCACGGCAGCAGTCCCGCCTGGGTCCCCCGTCCGCCCCGCTGGGACGCCGCGCTCGGCCGCACCCTCCAGGAAATCCTGAGCCACTACCCGCCGGACTCCGTACCACCGCGTCACGACTACCTGACCCGCTACGTCCGCCTGAGCAAGTCCGACGTCCCCCTGCTGCAGTCGCTGCGGAGACTCGCCTCGGCACGCCATGAGACGTCCGTCGCCGACTTCACCTCATGCCTGAGCGCGACGCTCGGCGAGGACGTACGTAAACCCGTGACCTTCCGGGACGCGGGCTTCCACACCCTGCTGACCGGGCTGGCCGATGCCCGGCTGCCGCACCTTCCGATCACCGACCCAGGCGGGGTCCACCTCTGGGTGTCCGCCTCCGACGCCCCACCCCCGGAGGAACTGCCGGGGCCGCTGGTCTGGTTCGTGCCCACGGCCGGCCCGGCCCCGGCCACGCCGGCCGGCGTCGCGGCACTGACCGCCGTAGAGCTCCTGTGTGTCCTCGCCCCACCGCCGGCCGGCCTGCTGTCCACGCCCGCCCACCGGAGGATCAACCTGCTACGCCTCCTGGTCCCCCGGCTGGGACCCTGCGCCCTTGCCTTCCCCGACGCGGGCATCGCCCTCAACGGCGGCACCCCGCGCGAGGCGCTGGCCTGGCTCCTCGACCTGCACGCCGTGGTCCCCGATGCGGCGGTGGTCCACGCCTTGGACTACGAGTCCGAGGGCCAGCCCGTGGTTCTGCGGATGCTCCTGGAGGAAGTCCTGCCTCAGCGGTCGGCCGACGGCCGGCTGAACCGCACCGACCTGGCCCGTGTGCGCACCCCCGAGTTTCGGGCCCAGGTACGTTCCGCGGTGGCCGACGGGCTCCCCGCCGAGGAACGGGCCGCGCTGGGCCTGGCGTACGCCCTGCACCGCGAGGAACCGTTCCGGGGCAGCGACATCCTGGCGGACCTCCCGTTGGCGGGCCTGCCCGACGACTTCCCACGCCGCTCCGGCCAGCTCTTCGACGCGGAGGAGGTCCTGGACCGGCTGTGCCGGCACGGGCTCCTCCGGCAGAAGACGCTCCAGGATGGCACGAGCGGCTACCGTACCCTGCGGGCAGGCCTCGGCGCCCTCCTCACCGACGGCGCGGCCGAACAGGCCGGTGCGGCCGTGGAAACCCTGCTCCAGCGCCTGGAGCAGGCCAGGGCCTTCAGCCGGGCCGCGCACACCGAGAAGGCGGTACGGCATCACGCGCACCAGGCCGACAACGACCTGGCCGTCATCTTGGAGAACCTGAACGCCCTCGGCGCGAGGCTCGACGGCGACGATGCTGCCGCCGTGAACCAGATCATGCAGATGTTGCCCCGGCTGGGCGGCGAGCAGATCCGCACCTCGGTCTCCGGATACCAGTCGCCGCCGGCCGTGCACGACCTCGTTGAGCTCCTGCGCGCGGTGACCCGGGACGTCGAGTTCAACGAGGGCGTACGGATCACCTTCCGCACCGAGCTGCCGCACGGGCCACCTGACGAGGCACCGGTGCTGGCCGTACGCACCGGTCTGCAGACCGCCTTCGAGAACCTGATCCGCAATGCGGCCCAGGCGGTGCGCTCACTGCGGGCGGACCCGTCTGCGGAAATGGTCCGCAGCGGCCCCGACATCGTGGTCCGCCTCGGGCAGCCCGAGACGGAGCCGCACGGATGGTTCCAGGTGGACATCGAGGACGCCGGGCCGGGGCTCACCGAGGAGGAGCGGACGTTCCTGCGCACCGGCGAGCACCTGTCCCGGCACGGTACCGGCGGCACCGGGCTGGCGGCCGCGCGGGGACTGGTGCAGGACGCCGGCGGGCGCGTCGACATCCTGGACCGCTCCGACCTCGGCGGCGCCCACCTGCTGGTCCGGCTGCCCGCGGCGGGCGACGGCCCGGCCGGATGA
- a CDS encoding thymidine kinase — MARALQVDGGWSSKRTLALQIAHNRDARGLQGVIFTCDDRAVEGKLSSRLGLVTEAVEAPEGMDLYAYLVAQLSQGGKADYVIVDEAQFLAPAQIDQLARIVDDLGLDVFAFGITTDFRTKLFPGSQRLIELADRLEQLQVEALCWCGARATHNARTIGGEMVVEGAQVVVGDVNRPAEEIGYEVLCRRHHRKRMTSASAHAGALSPDVLPVNHA; from the coding sequence ATGGCACGGGCGCTGCAGGTAGATGGTGGTTGGTCAAGCAAAAGGACACTGGCTCTCCAGATCGCCCACAACCGTGATGCGCGGGGACTGCAGGGTGTGATCTTCACGTGTGACGACCGGGCGGTTGAGGGCAAGCTGTCGTCCCGGCTGGGTCTGGTGACGGAGGCGGTGGAGGCGCCGGAGGGCATGGACCTGTACGCGTACCTCGTCGCTCAGCTCTCGCAGGGCGGCAAGGCGGACTACGTGATCGTGGACGAGGCGCAGTTCCTGGCCCCGGCGCAGATCGATCAGCTGGCGCGGATCGTGGACGACCTCGGCCTCGACGTCTTCGCCTTCGGCATCACGACGGACTTCCGCACGAAGCTCTTCCCCGGTTCGCAGCGCCTGATCGAGCTGGCGGACCGGCTGGAGCAGCTCCAGGTGGAGGCCTTGTGCTGGTGCGGGGCCCGCGCCACGCACAACGCCCGCACGATAGGCGGCGAGATGGTCGTCGAGGGCGCCCAGGTCGTCGTCGGCGACGTGAACCGCCCGGCGGAGGAGATCGGCTACGAGGTCCTCTGCCGCCGCCACCACCGCAAGCGCATGACCTCGGCCTCGGCCCACGCCGGCGCCCTCTCCCCGGACGTCCTGCCGGTCAACCACGCCTGA